One window of the Archangium primigenium genome contains the following:
- a CDS encoding glycosyl hydrolase, whose protein sequence is MSSIHPRSRQTSRAFRRAAYVLPLLSAFIGWSAQAASSLLSLKRPAYASSSEGNNAAELAVDGTTGARWASAWGVDPQWLYVDLGASAQIDRVKIQWEGAYAKAYKVQVSQNELDWTDLSSTTAGDGGVDDLTVAGTGRYVRVYGTQRALSAYGYSILELEVYGTGGVNTPPLQYGPNVALNRPASASSLEGALGAGNAVDGNGATRWSSAPTDNEWLSVDLGSTRTLGRVVLNWEAAAGRVFDLQVSTNGTQWTPVYRELRGAGGKQDIPLYTSGRYVRMQGYGRASGFGYSLFEFEVYDYVTGHPKPTYTIPALPTPSTVQVGQGGYLTNDYKMPQPRYPTYRADSVKAPLPSNDWWQSLFIKPLGDALITLPLKSRFTSQGLAIQSPGTGWINGDRSAVNADGEPDLFLMSNAIDTSKMANRVTGYGDWSVDSVLSDDATDKFKVTFVKGSPYLFTQFSDPTSVELYSARITQLFDDRGTALLTTDGATVTTDRVGVKVVTPDGGGTLQTRFYGLFAPAGTVFKKVGPKLKIQLGGGQGYLSVAALPAAGDLGFFHQHAYAFVTGSRVGYVFDPATALVTTTFTLTTQLKRTGFSDQTLAALFPHQWKSTLSPLTALTYPSVRGTLKVREGNTFVTTQRFQGIVPQFPEPTNPEYSRALLSQYLVTLERETSANLMGADAYWQGKSLHPLAMGALTADKIGDTTYRELFLSRMRTILTNWYTHTSGEPDYFFYYNPDWGTLYYRVSEFGANTGITDHHFTYGYFVFASAVLATYDANFRSQYGAMVEHLIRDYANPSRTDALYPFFRNFDPYEGHSWAGGYADNANGNNQEAAGEALFGWVGQYLWGVLTGNTAYRDAGIYGFTTELKAVEQYWFNYDGDNWVPQWTHKTVGQVYGSSNFYGTFFSGAPVHIYGIHWLPTSEYLTSYGFNPARAASLYNGFVTDNGGPETSWQHVVWPLQSLSDPQAVLAKWNATPVQKNELFNTYWFVHNLASLGQRSADVWATGGASASVYKKGGTYSALVWNPTASAVTVTFKNASGTTGSASVPARALVRVDPLRNN, encoded by the coding sequence ATGTCCTCGATCCACCCCCGCTCGCGCCAGACGTCGCGGGCATTCAGGAGGGCGGCGTATGTGCTGCCCCTCCTGTCTGCCTTCATCGGCTGGAGCGCCCAGGCGGCCTCCTCGTTGTTGTCTTTGAAGCGGCCCGCGTATGCCTCCTCGTCGGAGGGCAACAACGCGGCGGAACTGGCGGTGGATGGCACCACGGGGGCGCGGTGGGCGAGCGCCTGGGGCGTCGATCCGCAGTGGCTCTACGTGGACCTGGGCGCCTCGGCGCAGATCGATCGCGTCAAGATTCAGTGGGAGGGCGCCTACGCCAAGGCCTACAAGGTCCAGGTCTCCCAGAACGAGCTGGATTGGACGGACCTCTCTTCCACGACGGCGGGGGATGGCGGGGTGGACGACCTCACGGTGGCGGGCACGGGCCGCTACGTGCGGGTGTACGGCACCCAGCGCGCCCTGAGTGCCTATGGCTATTCCATCCTGGAGCTGGAGGTGTACGGCACGGGAGGCGTGAACACACCGCCGTTGCAGTACGGCCCCAACGTGGCGCTGAACCGGCCCGCCAGCGCCTCGTCCCTGGAGGGGGCCCTGGGCGCGGGCAACGCGGTGGATGGCAATGGCGCGACTCGCTGGTCCTCGGCGCCCACGGACAATGAATGGCTGAGCGTGGATCTGGGCAGCACGCGGACCCTCGGCCGGGTGGTCTTGAATTGGGAGGCGGCGGCGGGGCGGGTCTTCGACCTCCAGGTGTCCACCAATGGCACGCAATGGACGCCGGTCTACCGGGAGCTCCGGGGCGCGGGGGGCAAGCAGGACATCCCCCTGTACACCTCGGGCCGGTACGTGCGGATGCAGGGGTATGGCCGGGCCTCGGGCTTCGGGTATTCGCTGTTCGAGTTCGAGGTCTACGACTACGTCACGGGCCACCCGAAACCCACCTACACGATTCCCGCCCTGCCCACGCCCTCCACGGTGCAGGTGGGGCAGGGCGGCTACCTGACCAACGACTACAAGATGCCGCAGCCGCGCTACCCGACGTACCGGGCCGATTCGGTGAAGGCGCCGCTGCCCTCCAATGACTGGTGGCAGTCGTTGTTCATCAAGCCCCTGGGCGATGCCCTCATCACCCTGCCGCTCAAGTCCCGCTTCACCAGCCAGGGCCTGGCCATCCAGAGCCCGGGCACGGGGTGGATCAACGGGGACCGGTCCGCGGTGAACGCGGACGGCGAGCCGGACCTGTTCCTCATGTCCAACGCCATCGACACCTCGAAGATGGCCAACCGGGTGACGGGCTACGGGGACTGGTCGGTGGACTCGGTGCTCAGCGACGACGCCACCGACAAGTTCAAGGTGACGTTCGTCAAGGGCTCGCCCTACCTCTTCACCCAGTTCAGCGACCCGACCTCCGTGGAGCTCTACTCCGCGCGCATCACCCAGCTCTTCGATGACCGGGGCACGGCCCTGCTCACGACGGACGGCGCCACGGTGACGACCGATCGGGTGGGCGTGAAGGTGGTGACGCCGGATGGCGGCGGGACGCTCCAGACGCGCTTCTACGGGCTCTTCGCGCCCGCGGGCACGGTGTTCAAGAAGGTGGGCCCGAAGTTGAAGATCCAGCTCGGCGGGGGCCAGGGCTATCTGTCCGTGGCGGCCCTGCCCGCGGCGGGCGACCTGGGCTTCTTCCACCAGCACGCGTATGCCTTCGTGACGGGCTCGCGCGTGGGGTACGTCTTCGACCCGGCCACCGCCCTGGTCACCACCACCTTCACCCTCACCACCCAGCTCAAGCGCACGGGCTTCTCGGACCAGACGCTGGCGGCGCTCTTTCCCCACCAGTGGAAGAGCACGCTGTCGCCGCTCACCGCGCTGACGTACCCCTCGGTGCGCGGCACGCTCAAGGTGCGCGAGGGCAACACCTTCGTGACCACCCAGCGCTTCCAGGGCATCGTCCCCCAGTTCCCCGAGCCGACCAACCCCGAGTACTCCCGGGCCCTGCTCAGCCAGTACCTGGTGACGCTGGAGCGCGAGACGTCGGCCAACCTGATGGGGGCGGATGCCTACTGGCAGGGCAAGTCCTTGCATCCCCTGGCCATGGGCGCGCTGACGGCGGACAAGATTGGCGACACGACCTACCGCGAGCTGTTCCTGTCGCGCATGCGCACCATCCTGACGAACTGGTACACCCACACGTCGGGCGAGCCGGATTACTTCTTCTATTACAACCCGGACTGGGGAACCCTGTACTACCGCGTGAGCGAGTTCGGGGCGAACACCGGCATCACGGACCACCACTTCACCTACGGCTACTTCGTCTTCGCCTCGGCGGTGCTCGCCACGTACGACGCGAACTTCCGCTCGCAGTACGGCGCCATGGTGGAGCACCTCATCCGGGACTACGCCAACCCGTCCCGCACGGATGCGCTCTACCCGTTCTTCCGCAACTTCGACCCCTACGAGGGCCACTCCTGGGCCGGCGGCTACGCGGACAACGCCAACGGCAACAACCAGGAGGCCGCGGGCGAGGCGCTCTTCGGCTGGGTGGGCCAGTACCTGTGGGGCGTGCTCACCGGGAACACGGCCTACCGGGACGCGGGCATCTACGGCTTCACCACGGAGCTCAAGGCGGTGGAGCAGTACTGGTTCAACTACGACGGGGACAACTGGGTGCCCCAGTGGACGCACAAGACGGTGGGCCAGGTGTACGGCTCGTCGAACTTCTACGGCACCTTCTTCAGCGGCGCGCCGGTGCACATCTACGGCATCCACTGGCTGCCGACCTCCGAGTACCTCACCAGCTACGGCTTCAACCCCGCCCGGGCGGCGAGCCTCTACAACGGCTTCGTCACCGACAACGGCGGGCCGGAGACCTCGTGGCAGCACGTGGTGTGGCCCCTCCAGTCCCTGAGCGATCCCCAGGCGGTGCTGGCCAAGTGGAACGCCACCCCGGTGCAGAAGAACGAGCTGTTCAACACCTACTGGTTCGTCCACAACCTGGCGAGCCTGGGCCAGCGCTCCGCGGATGTCTGGGCCACGGGCGGGGCGAGCGCCTCGGTGTACAAGAAGGGCGGCACGTACTCCGCCCTGGTGTGGAACCCCACCGCGAGCGCCGTGACGGTGACCTTCAAGAACGCCTCGGGCACCACGGGCAGCGCGTCCGTGCCGGCCCGCGCCCTGGTGCGCGTGGACCCCCTGCGCAACAACTGA
- a CDS encoding DNA alkylation repair protein codes for MTAPAPPPAPALKDIFDLARLRHIAAQTAAVHPSFDARRFLKEASRELEALSLMQRLRRVTETLHATLPEDFPTAVDILRRLAPRLEHRFVTLVLPDYVALYGERHFELSLEALRFFTPFGSSEFGVRPFLQKDLARTLRVMEQWSRDPDDHVRRLASEGCRPLLPWATRIDALRADPSRALPILENLRADPSPYVRKSVANHLNDITKVDPGWVLDRLGQWPLEQPATAWIARHALRNLVKKGDARALALLGAGARAQVRLQGLTVSPRTLRRGDQLTLSVRLESTSDTPQRLVVDYAVHYVKKSGTTSAKVFKWKTLTLAPGAVESLSRRQRIRDFSTRTHYAGRHEVDLLVNGERLARSFFDLED; via the coding sequence ATGACCGCTCCCGCCCCTCCGCCCGCCCCCGCCCTCAAGGACATCTTCGACCTCGCGCGGCTCCGGCACATCGCCGCGCAGACGGCCGCCGTCCATCCGTCCTTCGACGCCCGACGGTTCCTGAAGGAGGCCTCACGCGAGTTGGAGGCGCTGTCGCTCATGCAGCGGCTGCGGCGGGTGACGGAGACGCTCCACGCCACCCTGCCCGAGGACTTCCCCACGGCGGTGGACATCCTGCGGCGGCTCGCGCCCCGGCTGGAGCACCGGTTCGTGACCCTGGTGCTGCCCGACTACGTGGCCCTGTATGGCGAGCGGCACTTCGAGCTGTCCCTGGAGGCCCTGCGGTTCTTCACCCCGTTCGGCTCGTCGGAGTTCGGGGTGCGGCCCTTCCTCCAGAAGGATCTCGCGCGCACCCTGCGGGTGATGGAGCAGTGGTCGAGGGATCCGGATGACCACGTGCGGCGCCTGGCCAGCGAGGGCTGCCGACCCCTGCTGCCCTGGGCCACCCGCATCGACGCCCTGCGCGCCGACCCCTCCCGGGCCCTCCCCATCCTGGAGAACCTGCGGGCCGACCCCAGCCCGTATGTCCGCAAGTCCGTGGCCAACCACCTCAACGACATCACCAAGGTGGACCCTGGCTGGGTGCTCGACCGGCTCGGGCAATGGCCGCTCGAGCAGCCCGCCACCGCCTGGATCGCCCGCCATGCCCTGCGCAACCTCGTCAAGAAGGGGGATGCGCGCGCCCTGGCGCTCCTGGGCGCGGGCGCCCGGGCTCAGGTGCGCCTCCAGGGGCTGACGGTCTCGCCCCGCACGCTCCGGCGGGGCGATCAGCTCACGCTGTCCGTCCGGCTGGAGTCGACCTCGGACACGCCCCAGCGCCTGGTGGTGGACTACGCGGTGCACTACGTGAAGAAGTCCGGCACCACCTCGGCCAAGGTCTTCAAGTGGAAGACGCTGACGCTCGCCCCCGGGGCCGTGGAGTCCTTGAGCCGCCGGCAGCGCATCCGCGACTTCAGCACCCGCACCCACTACGCGGGCCGACACGAGGTCGATCTGCTGGTCAATGGCGAGCGGCTCGCCCGGAGCTTCTTCGACCTGGAGGACTGA
- a CDS encoding DUF7305 domain-containing protein, with translation MRWIPGVPLLVFVLGGCSVMDPVGAWRPMEKDAGSLVDAGEAPDAGEAPDAGGVPDAGGSNARLDFCARPGPLWLLNDPAGSSEICGARLAFAAFEHGVSTCLDLEANARLTVDTLGQTGGTSAPVRVTRQLLINARMSVAGPLTVASTDGIELGGSLDVNGELRTAGSLLRSVTSASMPSDVTVGASAYIGGDVRLRSLSIPAGGALNLPSGKVLAVDGGSFQVNRGPVPQIAPSWACAALAEVDDVENLVANHASLNHNALRDPLPPLSPEALVDFSGDAPTVELPCGRFYLAAIRGTGLARIQVRGRAALFVGGDVDVGRLEISLDAGAELDLFITGGLLARQRLALGDPAEPWRLRVYVGGDFSELPPDNALAGQFFAPRARLSQSPDVDLRGALLVESLISSGNLGVHYDPRVRELVNACVTPPRD, from the coding sequence ATGCGCTGGATTCCTGGAGTGCCGCTGCTTGTCTTCGTGCTGGGGGGCTGCTCCGTGATGGATCCGGTGGGCGCCTGGCGACCGATGGAGAAGGACGCGGGCTCCCTCGTGGACGCGGGCGAGGCACCGGACGCGGGCGAGGCACCGGACGCGGGTGGCGTGCCGGACGCGGGCGGGAGCAATGCCCGGCTCGACTTCTGCGCGCGGCCTGGACCGCTGTGGCTGCTGAATGACCCGGCGGGGTCCTCGGAGATCTGCGGCGCGCGCCTGGCGTTCGCCGCCTTCGAGCATGGCGTGTCCACCTGCCTGGACCTGGAGGCCAACGCCCGCCTCACCGTCGACACCCTGGGCCAGACGGGTGGCACGAGCGCCCCGGTGCGCGTGACGCGCCAGCTCCTCATCAATGCCCGGATGAGCGTCGCCGGACCGCTGACCGTGGCGAGCACCGATGGCATCGAGCTCGGGGGCTCCCTGGACGTGAATGGCGAGCTGCGGACGGCGGGCTCCCTCTTGCGCTCGGTGACCTCGGCCTCGATGCCCTCCGACGTCACGGTGGGCGCCTCCGCCTATATCGGAGGGGACGTCCGCCTCCGCTCGCTGTCCATCCCGGCGGGCGGAGCGCTGAACCTGCCCTCTGGAAAGGTGCTCGCCGTGGATGGGGGCTCGTTCCAGGTGAACCGGGGGCCGGTGCCGCAGATCGCTCCGTCCTGGGCCTGTGCCGCCCTGGCCGAGGTGGACGACGTGGAAAACCTCGTGGCGAACCACGCGAGCCTCAACCACAACGCCCTGCGGGATCCCCTGCCGCCCCTGTCTCCGGAGGCGCTCGTGGACTTCTCGGGGGACGCGCCCACGGTGGAGCTGCCGTGTGGGCGCTTCTACCTGGCGGCCATCCGGGGCACGGGCCTGGCCCGCATCCAGGTGCGCGGGCGGGCGGCGCTGTTCGTGGGGGGAGACGTGGACGTCGGCCGTCTGGAGATCTCCCTGGACGCGGGCGCGGAGCTGGACCTCTTCATCACGGGCGGGCTGCTCGCGCGCCAGCGGCTCGCCCTCGGGGACCCCGCGGAGCCCTGGCGCCTGCGGGTCTACGTGGGCGGGGACTTCAGCGAGCTGCCGCCGGACAACGCCCTGGCGGGCCAGTTCTTCGCGCCACGGGCCCGTTTGAGCCAGAGCCCGGACGTGGACCTGCGGGGCGCGCTCCTGGTCGAGAGCCTGATCAGCTCGGGGAACCTGGGCGTGCACTACGACCCGAGGGTGCGCGAGCTGGTGAACGCGTGTGTCACGCCCCCGCGCGACTGA
- a CDS encoding RNA polymerase sigma factor, whose amino-acid sequence MLAGDRRAAESLLAELLPRVRNLVRYLRRGDQDVDDIAQDALMAILRGLPGWRGEGTFKSWVDRVVAHTTFAHLRKARAAPSPVEEEDDDLGESVPSTDATPEAYVFRRDMVRLLDALSDEHRQVLVLHHVLGLSVPEITEELGIPLETVRSRLRIGRANLRALYEGTPGRGKGSP is encoded by the coding sequence ATCCTCGCGGGGGATCGGCGCGCGGCCGAGTCGTTGTTGGCGGAGCTCTTGCCGCGTGTTCGCAATCTCGTGCGCTACCTGCGCCGGGGAGATCAGGACGTGGACGACATCGCCCAGGACGCCTTGATGGCCATCTTGAGGGGCCTGCCCGGTTGGCGGGGCGAGGGCACCTTCAAGTCCTGGGTGGACCGGGTGGTGGCACACACGACCTTCGCCCACCTGCGCAAGGCCCGCGCGGCCCCGAGCCCGGTCGAGGAAGAAGACGACGACCTCGGGGAGTCGGTGCCCTCCACCGACGCCACCCCCGAGGCCTATGTCTTCCGCCGGGACATGGTGCGACTGTTGGACGCCTTGTCGGACGAGCACCGGCAGGTGCTGGTGCTGCATCACGTGTTGGGCTTGAGCGTGCCGGAGATCACCGAGGAGCTCGGCATTCCGCTCGAAACGGTTCGCAGCCGGCTGCGCATCGGCCGGGCGAACCTCCGGGCCCTCTATGAAGGAACACCGGGCCGAGGAAAGGGCAGTCCATGA
- a CDS encoding tetratricopeptide repeat protein: MTPPPDEHEEPFDLLAPLDDLPGPAPSLSPEKAAALIQGALAGAFPVAPAPAPALAPAPPPVRARVPRSVWVMGAGVAVVGAVVAVGVWRGRQEPPRVAPPPPVAEALPVPPPPEPAPPVAVTPEPVPPVAVTPEPEPVPAPRAAAEPEDLLRRANERRAQGQWRAAETLYLRVIQASPGSESAYVALVASGGLRVEHLDDARGGLRQYQQALRLRARGALSEEARHGVARAWRALGDPTQEARALEDFLAAHPDSLRAEGARRRLSALATENK, translated from the coding sequence ATGACGCCACCCCCCGACGAGCACGAGGAGCCGTTCGATCTGCTCGCGCCCCTGGATGACCTGCCCGGGCCCGCCCCGAGCCTGTCGCCCGAGAAGGCCGCGGCGCTGATTCAGGGTGCCCTCGCGGGTGCGTTTCCCGTGGCGCCGGCACCGGCCCCCGCGCTGGCTCCAGCGCCCCCGCCCGTTCGCGCGCGGGTGCCGCGGAGCGTCTGGGTGATGGGCGCGGGCGTGGCGGTGGTGGGGGCCGTGGTGGCCGTGGGCGTGTGGCGAGGTCGGCAGGAGCCGCCCCGCGTCGCGCCTCCGCCCCCCGTGGCCGAGGCCCTCCCCGTCCCCCCGCCGCCCGAACCCGCCCCGCCCGTGGCCGTGACCCCCGAGCCCGTGCCGCCCGTGGCCGTGACGCCCGAGCCCGAGCCCGTCCCGGCGCCCCGCGCCGCCGCCGAGCCCGAGGATCTGCTGCGCCGGGCCAACGAGCGCCGGGCCCAGGGCCAGTGGCGGGCCGCCGAGACGCTCTACCTGCGGGTCATCCAGGCCTCGCCCGGCTCGGAGTCCGCCTATGTGGCGCTGGTGGCCTCCGGAGGCCTGCGCGTGGAGCACCTGGACGATGCCCGCGGCGGCCTGCGCCAGTACCAGCAGGCCCTGCGCCTGCGGGCCCGGGGCGCGTTGAGCGAGGAGGCCCGCCACGGCGTGGCCCGGGCCTGGCGGGCGCTCGGAGACCCGACCCAGGAGGCGCGGGCCCTGGAGGACTTCCTCGCCGCGCACCCGGACTCCCTGCGCGCCGAGGGGGCCCGACGCCGGTTGAGCGCGCTGGCCACCGAGAACAAATGA
- a CDS encoding ABC transporter permease, with amino-acid sequence MPPGLLHRIRRGAEPWLGLVLCVVLWDVALVLTQVRWLPRPAQVLLGVGELLHRGVLFKHIIASLFRVTWGFLLAVGVALPVGFLLGWSGRASRALAPYVHLLRPISPLAWLPLSILWWGVGDLSSVFIIFIASAPPLTLAAMNAVRHVPAVYVNAGRNFGLSTPRLFLRILLPAALPELLSGMRLTLGISWLVVVAAEMLAVNSGLGYLIVDSRNAGNRYDLVVAGMLFIGLTGLALDQVMARGARQVLSRRELLGAEEP; translated from the coding sequence ATGCCGCCGGGCCTCCTCCACCGGATTCGACGCGGAGCCGAGCCCTGGCTGGGGCTCGTGCTGTGCGTGGTCCTCTGGGACGTGGCGCTGGTGCTCACCCAGGTGCGCTGGCTGCCGCGTCCCGCCCAGGTACTGCTCGGGGTGGGGGAACTCCTGCACCGGGGCGTGCTGTTCAAGCACATCATCGCCTCGCTGTTCCGGGTGACCTGGGGCTTCCTGCTCGCGGTGGGCGTGGCCCTGCCGGTGGGCTTCCTCCTGGGCTGGAGCGGACGCGCGAGCCGCGCCCTCGCGCCCTATGTCCACCTGCTGCGGCCCATCAGCCCCCTGGCGTGGCTGCCCCTGTCCATCCTCTGGTGGGGCGTGGGGGACCTGTCCTCCGTCTTCATCATCTTCATCGCCTCCGCGCCGCCGCTCACCCTGGCCGCGATGAACGCCGTGCGCCACGTGCCCGCGGTCTACGTGAACGCCGGGCGCAACTTCGGCTTGAGCACCCCCCGGCTCTTCCTGCGCATCCTCCTGCCCGCGGCCCTGCCCGAGTTGCTCTCCGGCATGCGCCTGACGCTGGGGATTTCCTGGCTCGTCGTGGTGGCCGCGGAGATGCTCGCCGTGAACTCTGGACTGGGCTACCTCATCGTGGACTCCCGCAACGCGGGCAACCGGTACGACCTCGTGGTCGCGGGCATGCTCTTCATCGGCCTCACCGGCCTGGCGCTCGATCAGGTGATGGCGCGCGGGGCCCGCCAGGTGCTGTCCCGGCGCGAGCTGCTCGGCGCGGAGGAGCCATGA
- a CDS encoding ABC transporter ATP-binding protein, which translates to MSRPLKLRVRGVSVSYAVEGQARRVLAPVDFDCHEGEVLCLLGPTGCGKSTLLHVIGGFLKPTEGEVLIDGQPVTRPDPRRILVTQERGVFPWLTVEENIGFGLADRPEAWRRERVAHYLKLVGLEGSARAYPAELSGGMKQRLEVARALAVNPDMLLLDEAFSALDAITRYTLRQELLRLWTAEKKTVVLVTHDLDEALQLADRVLVLSAPPGRLQRSLDIAMPHPRDLTSPEYLQHHRQLLDELGLAHRI; encoded by the coding sequence ATGAGTCGCCCCCTCAAGCTGCGCGTGCGGGGGGTCTCGGTGTCCTATGCCGTGGAGGGCCAGGCGCGGCGGGTGCTCGCCCCGGTGGACTTCGACTGCCACGAGGGCGAGGTGCTCTGCCTGCTGGGCCCCACGGGGTGTGGCAAGTCCACGCTGCTGCACGTCATCGGCGGCTTCTTGAAGCCCACCGAGGGCGAGGTGCTCATCGACGGACAACCCGTCACCCGGCCCGACCCCCGGCGCATCCTCGTGACCCAGGAGCGCGGCGTGTTTCCGTGGCTCACGGTGGAGGAGAACATCGGCTTCGGACTGGCCGACCGGCCCGAGGCCTGGCGGCGGGAGCGGGTCGCGCACTACCTGAAGCTGGTGGGGCTCGAGGGCTCCGCCCGGGCCTACCCCGCGGAGCTTTCCGGCGGCATGAAGCAGCGGCTCGAGGTGGCGCGGGCCCTGGCGGTCAATCCGGACATGCTCCTGCTCGACGAGGCCTTCAGCGCGCTGGACGCCATCACCCGCTACACCCTGCGCCAGGAGCTGCTGCGGCTGTGGACCGCCGAGAAGAAGACCGTCGTCCTGGTGACCCACGACCTCGACGAGGCGCTCCAGTTGGCGGACCGCGTGCTGGTGCTGTCGGCGCCGCCGGGCCGGCTCCAACGGAGCCTGGACATCGCCATGCCCCACCCGAGGGATCTCACGTCCCCGGAGTACCTCCAGCACCACCGCCAGCTGCTCGACGAGCTCGGCCTGGCGCACCGGATTTGA
- a CDS encoding ABC transporter permease, with amino-acid sequence MTLPRGLRALLPPAAVGVLLLLVWHASVKLTRTTVIPTPAQVLLGLEELAVRGRLLTHARDSLGRVLAGYTLAVVLGVPTGLVMGLHAPSARMAGPVTQLLRPISPLAWSPVAILLFGVEQAATVFLIFLASLFPIVAYTREAVQRVPVLYLRAGRNLGLGPGALLRRVIFPASLPSVLTGLRITLGVAWLVVVAAEMIGVNSGLGYLLIDARNAGKRYDLVVGSMLLMGGIGLVLDLAMRRLERVPAVRWAFTRES; translated from the coding sequence GTGACGCTCCCGCGAGGACTCCGCGCGCTCCTTCCGCCCGCCGCCGTGGGCGTGCTGCTGCTGCTCGTCTGGCACGCGAGCGTGAAGCTCACCCGGACGACCGTCATCCCCACGCCCGCGCAGGTGCTGCTCGGCCTGGAGGAGCTGGCCGTGCGGGGGCGGCTGCTGACCCATGCGCGGGACTCGCTCGGGCGGGTGCTGGCGGGCTACACGCTCGCGGTGGTGCTCGGCGTGCCCACGGGCCTAGTGATGGGCCTGCACGCGCCCAGCGCGCGCATGGCCGGTCCGGTCACCCAGTTGCTGCGCCCCATCAGCCCGCTGGCCTGGAGCCCCGTGGCCATCCTCCTGTTCGGCGTGGAGCAGGCGGCCACCGTGTTCCTCATCTTCCTGGCGTCGCTCTTTCCCATCGTGGCGTACACCCGCGAGGCCGTGCAGCGCGTGCCGGTGCTCTACCTCCGGGCGGGCCGCAACCTGGGCCTGGGGCCGGGGGCCCTGCTCCGCCGCGTCATCTTCCCGGCGAGCCTGCCCTCGGTGCTCACCGGGCTGCGCATCACGCTGGGCGTCGCCTGGCTGGTGGTGGTCGCCGCGGAGATGATTGGCGTGAACTCGGGCCTGGGCTACCTGCTCATCGACGCGCGCAACGCGGGCAAACGCTACGACCTGGTCGTCGGGAGCATGCTACTCATGGGCGGTATCGGTCTGGTGCTGGACCTGGCCATGCGCCGGTTGGAACGGGTCCCCGCGGTGCGGTGGGCCTTCACTCGGGAGTCTTGA
- a CDS encoding ABC transporter substrate-binding protein, with the protein MTDYIARRSLDEYLFIPHLFQGFPEIKEALISNRVQAGFLVAPLAVALRSQGVPIKIVYLGHRYGSAAVVKKDGPVRAVADLKGRTMAVPSRFSDERLLLSRALDQNGLAPEDVRVVEMTPADVAGALASNAIDGFVMGEPFPSQAELGGYGRVLFQAGEYWPDYMSCVLVVRDEVIARRPEAVQVLVDGIARSGLWLDAGKSEREYAAEFVGRYYYNQPPSLLKWALTQPLDRVRFNPLSPRRDDFELVLRLMREHHLIDKPLAFEDYVDMRFAEGAAHETAWDYPVGPGRWDPDAADD; encoded by the coding sequence GTGACCGACTACATCGCCCGTCGCTCACTCGATGAGTACCTGTTCATCCCCCATCTGTTCCAGGGGTTCCCGGAGATCAAGGAGGCGTTGATCTCCAATCGAGTGCAGGCGGGCTTCCTGGTCGCTCCCCTGGCCGTGGCCCTGCGGTCGCAGGGCGTCCCCATCAAGATCGTGTACCTCGGTCACCGCTACGGCAGCGCGGCGGTGGTCAAGAAGGACGGCCCCGTGCGCGCGGTGGCCGACCTGAAGGGCAGGACCATGGCCGTGCCCAGCCGCTTCTCGGACGAGCGGCTGCTGTTGTCGCGCGCGTTGGATCAGAACGGGCTCGCGCCGGAGGACGTGCGGGTCGTGGAGATGACGCCCGCGGACGTGGCGGGCGCGCTCGCGTCCAACGCCATCGACGGGTTCGTCATGGGCGAGCCCTTCCCGTCGCAGGCGGAGCTGGGGGGCTATGGCCGGGTGCTCTTCCAGGCCGGCGAGTACTGGCCGGACTACATGTCCTGCGTGCTGGTGGTGCGCGACGAGGTCATCGCGCGGCGGCCCGAGGCGGTGCAGGTGCTGGTGGATGGCATCGCCCGCTCGGGGCTGTGGCTGGACGCGGGCAAGTCCGAGCGAGAGTACGCGGCGGAGTTCGTGGGGCGCTACTACTACAACCAGCCGCCCTCGCTGTTGAAGTGGGCGCTCACCCAGCCGCTGGACCGCGTGCGCTTCAACCCGCTGAGCCCCCGCCGGGACGACTTCGAGCTGGTGCTGCGGCTCATGCGCGAGCACCACCTCATCGACAAGCCCCTGGCCTTCGAGGACTACGTGGACATGCGCTTCGCCGAGGGAGCCGCCCACGAGACGGCCTGGGACTACCCGGTGGGGCCGGGCCGGTGGGATCCGGACGCGGCGGACGACTGA